The Microcystis panniformis FACHB-1757 region TTAGATGCTCCCAAAAGAAAAAAGAACTCACTGTATTATGAAAGATTTCATCATCCCGATCCCCGGGTTCAACTGAAGATGGAAGTTCTTTGGTTAAAGAGTCAAAAAATACCGCACCCAAAAATTTGTCAGTTAGCAGGAATCTCGCCAAATACCTTATTAACCTATCTTCGAGATGATCAAGAAGGCGGAATAGAAAAATTAAAAGAAATCAACTTCTATCGCCCTAAAAGTGAATTAGATTTTCAAAGAGAAACGCTCAAAAAATATTTTGAGAAAAACTCACCAGCCACAATAAATGAAGCTGTATATAGAAGAGAAGAATTGACAGGAATAAAACGAAGTCCTACCCAAGTGAGGAAATTCTTAAAATCAATGGGAATGAAATGTTTAAAAGTAGGTTCTCTTCCTTCTAAAGCTGACCCAGATGAACAAGAAGACTACAAAGAAAAAAAGCTAGAACCCAGACTAAATGAGGCTAAAGAAGGAAAAAGGGCTGTTTTTTTTGTTGATGCGCCTCACTTTGTTATGGGAGCATTTCTCGGTTTTGTTTGGTGTTTTGAGAGACTTTTTGTTAAGTCACCGAGCGGGCGTAAACGCTTTAAGGTTTTAGGAGCATTAAATGCGATAACCCATGAAGTTATTCTGGTAACATATGACACTTATATTACAGCAACTCAAGTATGTGAACTCACGTCAAAAATAGCTGCTTTAGGACTAATGATTCCCATCACTCTAGTCTTAGATAATGCCCGCTATCAAAAATGTAAAATTGTTGAAGAATTAGCTCTTTCCTTGTCAATAGAGCTACTCTATCTGCCGTCTCGCTAATCTAAATTTAATTGAAAGGCTGTGGAAATTTGTCAAAAAGAAATGTTTATATGGTAAATATTATGAAACCTTTTCTGACTTTTCTTCAGATATTTATGAATGTCTGAATGATGCCCATCTGAAACATAAAAAAGAACTGGAGGCTCTTCTCGACTTTGTGTGATAATTTTTGCTTATGGAATCGTGAAATGCTTATCGGGTAACACTTTTAGGACTATTTTGTCGAAGAAACTATCAGTATAGACCTCGTTTCCACACAGAAACCAGAAGAGCCAACTGGATTCCTTGCTGACTCTACGATTTCAGAAGTTTAATAAATCTCAGATTATGAACGTCTAAAGTATATTTAGGGTTTGCTGAAAAAGTACGGGCGAAGCATTCGGGCAATAACCTATCGGTAAAACCGTAGATTTTCTATCCGAATGCTTCGCCCCTACAGGATGCGGGCCGATGAGGACGCAAGGTTTTGAAGCACGATTCTCTCAAAATCTTGCACCTGTTTCTCGAGAAAAGCCACAAAACCCCTACCTTGCCTACATTTCACATTTATTCAGCCAACCCTATTTAAGCGGTAAGTCTTATACCAAAAAAATAACACAGATGGGGTCAGGCTGATGTTAAATGTTTTAAAAGTGAGAATATACCCAAACAAAGAACAAGACTGTCCCTTAGCTAAAAACTTTGGTTGCGTTCGTTTTGTTGGGAATTACTACTTAAATAAAACTAACAATCAGTACCTAGAGACGGGTAAAGGAATGACCTACTGTGACATGGCAAAAGACCTTACCCAACTCAAGAAATAACCGGATTTTGAATGGTTAGCTGAGGCTACTGCCGCTGCCTTGCAGCAATCATTGAAAAACTTAGAATCTGCTTTTAAGAACTTCTTCTCAAAAAGAACAAAATTCCCTAAGTTTAAAAGTAGGCACAAAAAACAATCAATCCGTTATCCTGAAAGTTGTTCAATTAAAACCCATCTTCCGCACTTCTTAACATTCAATTGATAATTTTTACTAATACATTGCTTACAACCCATTGCCAGTAAGGATTATAGCTACAATGATGGATTTTTATCAAGGTGAAGAATTGTAATTGGTTTTCTCAGAAAAAATCAATTATTGAAAATAGTTCTCAATAGTATTCTCTACAATGACAGTTTTTCGTAAAAACATCTTGGGGAATGTAAAAACATATAAAAATATATGAAGATGTGCGGAATGTCGGTTAAAAATAAGGGAATTAAGCTACCTAAATTAGGGGTTGTAAAAGCTAAGATTTCTCAAGTGATAAACGGCAAAATTAAATCCGTAACTGTTTCTAAAACCAGTACAGATAAATATTTTGCTGCCATCTTGTTTGAGATGGATGACTCAACAACCATTGAAAAACTAAAAATATCAGGGATAGACCTAGGTTTATCTTCTTTAGTTACGGTTTTTGATGGTGAAACAACCTACAAGATTGACCCAATCAAACCTACCAGAAAATATGCTAAACGTTTAAAGCGGAGACAACAAGCATTGTCTCGTAAAGCCAAGGGGTCTAATAATCGCCAAAAAGCCATTAAGGAGGTAGCCAAGGTTCACGAAAAGATAGCAAATACTAGACAAGATTTTCTTCATAAACTCTCCAGAAAGTTGTGCGATGAAAACCAAATCGTTGTAGCCGAGAATCTGAATATTAAAGGGTTAGCAAGGACTAAATTAGCCAAATCAATACATGACGATGGTTTGGGTATGTTGCTTAATTTCTTGGATTACAAGCTAGAAAGAGAGGGAGGAAAACTTGTAAAAGTTGACAGGTTTTATCCGAGTACAAAACTCTGTTCTTGCTGTGGATTTAAAAATGATTCGTTGACTCTCAGTATTCGTGAATGGATTTGTCCAGAATGTAAGAGTCATCACGATAGAGATGAAAACGCAGCCAAGAATTTAAGGGAAGAAGGTATGAGAATACTGTCAACAAATACCGATGGACAGTCGGAATTTCAAGCTTGGGGAGAAACTGTAAGACTCCTTGGTACTTGTACCCAAAAGCGGGTTTGGGGTGAATCAAGAATCCCCGTCACAGCGTCAGCTTGACGGCGGGAGTGTCAAATGTTGGGCATTCATCTCATCCCTAAAAGCGAGGGACTTCTAGCGAGGGAATTCTGCTGACACTAAGTTAAATTCTTTTTCCCAAACTCACGCCCGCTAAACCAAAGGCTAACAGAGCAAGCAAGGAAGAAGGTTCGGGGATTTTGGTTCCTGCAAACTGAATCTCTGAGAAGCCAATGCGATTGTTTGCGGTGGCGTTACCCGCATTTCTCACAAATTGAGTTGGGAAGCTGATTTGGATGCAGAAAATTGCGGTTATTTGTAAATCAGAAAGAATTCTCAAATTGGGAAACAAGAATCTGACTAAACTAGCCAAAAAGCTGGCAAAAAATTGGCTAAAATTGAGTCAATCAGCCAAATTTCTCACGACAAAATAGACTGAATTATCTTCTCAGCCTGGGAACCAACTATTTAGTTATTTTTGCAACCCTAAGATTTATCCAGTATCAGTCAGAGCTTGAATTCTAGAATAAGCTATCGCTAAGATATCTTGAGAGGGACAAGCACTAGCGATCGCTATTAAAATCCTCCTGACACTCATCGTAATTCTCGCCCCTAATTTCAGGAAACTGAGGCGAATTGTGCCGACAGTCGCTTGAGCAAAAGAGGTGTTAGATAAACAATGTTGACGAAAAGCCTGCATTAAGACATAAGCCATTGAGGATAACCAAAGTCTTAATTGATTACTCTCGAATGTCTGAGTCGAAGTTCGGTCGGCGAATAAATCCAATTGTTGCTCTTTAAGCCGATTTGACCTCTCACCTCTGGGGCAATATTTCTCAGTATAAAGTTTAGATGGAGGTATTTTTGAAGCTGGTAAAGACGTGACAACATGACGAATTTTTAAACCCTCACTGCCCTGAGAAACTTTGGTGACTACTCTTCTTTGACGACTCCAAGATTTTTCAGTTTGATAGCATAAAGAACGATACCAAGTGGAATCAGGGACTAATTTTCTGACCAATTCTAAGTCTTCTTCTTTCGCAAAAAGCGTCTCCATTAATTCAACTACAGGTTCAAGTCTCTGTTCATAATCTCTCTTAGATTTCTCAATTATATCTGAGGCTCGTAACTTTAATTGGTTATTAGTTCCCATTGCTATAGCATAGTCAACTCGGTCTTCTTCCTCACAGAATTTAAAGATTTCTTCCCGAGCGTAGGCACTATCAGCTCGCAGTAAGATTTGAGTGGTTGGCCATTTTTCTCTAATTAATTCAATGACTCTTTGTAATTCCTCTAAGGCCCCATCGGCTGGATCTACATTAGAAGAACGGAGTTTAGCTACTAATAAATGATGCCCACAAAATATAGACAAAGGCGCATAACATACTCCGTTATAATAAGTATTGAAAAAGGCTCCCTCTTGATTACCATGTACTTGATCATCTGTTACATCCATATCCAAAATAATTTGACGAGGAGGATTTTTATAAGATCGTAAAAAGATGTCAACAAAAAGTTTTTCTATCTTTTTTGGGTCCTGTTCAATACGATGATAACGACTTTCTTCTTGATTGAGAATAGTTTCGGGACAATATTCCAGTCGATTAATTGTACTTTTCCCCGCTAAACTCCCTTGATTTGATTCAATGAAATCAAGTTTTTTTAAAGCAATGGCTAAGGCTGGGTCATGCCGCAATTTGTCGTGATCATGGTTCTTCGTTACTTGGTATGGTTCAATAGGGGGGCATAAATCGACTAAATCCTTATCTGGCAAGAGACTTAATTGATTAGTTCGCTCTAGAGCAAAAACAATTGACAAAAATCGCCAAATGCCTTTCTACATAAAGGTTCCATCCCTTGTAACCCTCGTCCATTGCATAACACAAACCGAAGAGCCGTGATCATTAACATCTTCATAACCTAAGATAAGTCCATAAATTCTTTGAGAGACTAATTGATGAACTGAATAATCTATATAAGATAAACTTCTATGATCTTGAAAACCCTCAGCGAATTTATCGCTAATTTTTAGTTTTTTATCTAACTCTGCCATTAAGATAATTCCAGCATCTGAGGTGATTCTCCCTCCCTCAAAATTAGCGATTATTTCTTTCCCTTTGATTCTTCCAAAGTTGAGTTGGTGGCTGATTTTTTGGCTAGGATTAGAAGTCATAAATTGGTCGTACTTAAATTATTCTATTCCTAAATTGTAGCAGATTGTGTGGCTTTTTTTAACGTATAATTTTTAATTAAACAATTAATTTATCTAAAAAATACGCACTTAGAACATTTTTTATCTAATGTCTAATTGATTATGATCTTCAGTCTTGAACGGTCAACACACTGTTGTTTTTATTCCGAGGCGATCACTGGATTCAAACCCTTATCCAGTAAGACTTCTGGGATTAGTGATCGCATTTTTTGTGAGAAATGCGGGGTTAGTGAACCCCCCAAAGTTACTCAGATTAGTAAATCTAACATTAGTCGCAGCGACTGAGGTAAAACTGAACTGCTGTGCGGGCTGAAGCAAAGGTGTAGTACCAAAAAGTCCTTTTGCAAAGGAAGCCAGAGCGCCACTCAGGGTACTCCAAGTTGTTCCACCGTTGTTGGAGTATTGAATCGTCACATCTTTAATTCCCTGATTGGCAAGCTCCTCAGTCGTATTGCCAAGGTTCCAGAAAGTAAACCCAGATAGATTATAGCTACCATTGAGATTAAAAGTGATAGTACCTGAGGGAATTGTGGTGCCCTCCGTGTTAGTTAAAATACCTGACCGCCAAGAATTACCAGTCTGCGACGGCACATGATTTCCCGTAAGACTGGGAGTGTTACTGGGCAGCCCTTTGCCGTTGACGGTATCGATTAGATTCCAATTAGCCTGTCCTGTTATGGTCGTTGAGGCAGTGACTCCAGGAATTAGAGTAGCAGCTTGGGCGTTTTGTGCCACACCCCACATTAAGCCGAAAGTGGCAGTGGACAAAACAAGGGTTTTGATAGTGAGTTTCACGGGAAAATCTCCTTAAAAGGCTAGGTACAGTCAAAAGGGTACAACGTACCCTCCCACATCGTATTTGTTTTTTTTGACAATGTCCACTACTTTTGATGTAGATTTTTTTACTATTCTATGTTAGGGGAATCGGGGGACAGGGGGAAAACGCCCATCTGGCTGGTGGCGCAGTTAGGAAAGTCAGAAGCCAGAAATCGGGTGGGGAAGAAATTCTGTCTTCTGCCTTGATGGCGGGCAATCTGCCTACTGATGAGATTCTAGCCTCGTGGTTTTGCTATTGTCCCCATCCGAGAATAAATCATCGCTAAATAGATCATCAAGGGGCAGTTCTTCGTCAGAAGGTAAGGATTCTAGATTAGCCATTTCTTCATTATCCAACATACTGAAGAAATCTAGTTCTTCTTGGTCACTCGCAACAGAAGCAACATTTTGGCGGTTAGATGCAACTGTGGGGGTTTCTTCCGCAAAATAATCGAATAATTCGGGGTTATTGCTGTCATCGGTATCAGCAAATAAGTCATCGAGAAAATTTTGGTTATCAGCGAATTTTTCGGCATCGGTGGCTAATAAATCAGAGAAACTGGTGTCACTGCTAACGGTTTCTTGAATCTGACCGTAATTACCCGATAATTCTTCTAGGCTACCGATAGTTCTCGTTTCTTCCTCTAATGTTAAACTATTGAGAAATTCTATCTCAGCAGCGGACATCTCCCAGTCAGAGATTGCTGGTTCTGCCATGACGGGAAAATCTTCGCTCTCAGTCATTTCTGGAGAAACTAAGGTTTCTTCTGGGCTGTTTAAACCGTCAAATGTCTCCTGGTCAACGGAGGTTTCTAGGGGCATTTCAGGGGCAAATTCTGGTTCCAATCCTAGGTTTTCTTCAGTGATAAAACCATCAAAAGGATTCATATCACTGTTGAATTCTGGTTCGGAAATGGACGTTTCTAGTGGCGTTTCAGGGGCAAATTCTGGTTCCAATCCTAGGTTTTCTTCGGTGATAAAACCATCCAAAGGATTTATTTCTTCGTCCCTGGGGCTATCGGGGAAATCATCCCAGGGTTCGACGATTTCAGTGGTTCGATCATCCACTACTGCTTGGCGGGCATTTTCTAGTCCTAACAGTTGGCTTTGATAACTCTGTTCTAGTTGTTGAATTTGCCACTGATAGCCCTCTTCTAATTCTAGAATCTGCGCCTGTTGACTTTGACGCAGGGCTTCTATTTCCCCTTGCTTCCCGTCTATAATCTCTTGTATTTGACTTTGGTAGCTTTGGCGCAATTCCTCGATTTTAGCCTCGTATTCCTGTTCAAGTTGCTGAATTTGGGTTTTATCGGCGACTTCCACTGCTTGAGCGGCAGTGGCGCTGGCTGCCCCTTGTACACGTCCTTGGCTATCTTCTAACTCTTTCTGCAATTTAGCCACTTCTTCTCTATAGGTGGCTTCGATATTGCGAATCCGTTCTTCGGAGAGAGCGAGTTGTTTTAACTGTCCTTTGCTGTCTTTTAACTCCGCTTCGGTTGCACCTAAAGCCGTCCGAATTTTCTGATATTTTTGCCGTTCTTCCTTGATTTTTCCCTCTTGGAGGGCATATAAAGCCCCACCCCCGATCGCACCTCCACCGACAAAACCGATTAAAATATCGAAGATATTCATTATGGGATTCCTCCTCTAGGAAAATTTACTTTATAATATGCCCAATTTCAGAGGATAATTCACAAGGGGCAAATGTGGTCAGTGTTTTCCGCCGCTCTTTATGCTGATTGCTTTTGATTGTGGCAGCAATTATCAGAAAAAGAAAGCAAATATTCAGTTTTTTATCGGCAAATGTTCACCCTTAGGGCAGTTATCTCGATGGTGAGGTACAAAGTCTCTGGTTTTAGGGCGGGGTTAGTGACACCTCGTCTTTGTGAGAAACGCTTTCATCGGTGTTCGCCAAGACATTTTACTGAAGCTGCATTTCCCGATAAGCTTGATAAACGCCGCGCACATTGTACCAATTGAGAAAAATGCGGGCAATTTCTAGGGCTAATTGCGGTTTACCTCGATCGATTAACCATTGTAACAGCGGGGAGAGGCTGCGTTCATTCAGGGTTCCCCCTAGGGAAAGTAAACCCCACAACAATCGGTGAATCCAAGTCATTTGAATCATCATCCGCACTTCCCAGGTGGGATGTTTTTGATAAAAAAGCACTCCCATTCGTCCCCGTTGAATTTCCTTATCGATGAGATTGGGAATTTGAGCGAGACTAAAGGGGGGATGCCAAT contains the following coding sequences:
- a CDS encoding RNA-guided endonuclease InsQ/TnpB family protein → MSVKNKGIKLPKLGVVKAKISQVINGKIKSVTVSKTSTDKYFAAILFEMDDSTTIEKLKISGIDLGLSSLVTVFDGETTYKIDPIKPTRKYAKRLKRRQQALSRKAKGSNNRQKAIKEVAKVHEKIANTRQDFLHKLSRKLCDENQIVVAENLNIKGLARTKLAKSIHDDGLGMLLNFLDYKLEREGGKLVKVDRFYPSTKLCSCCGFKNDSLTLSIREWICPECKSHHDRDENAAKNLREEGMRILSTNTDGQSEFQAWGETVRLLGTCTQKRVWGESRIPVTASA